A section of the uncultured Desulfosarcina sp. genome encodes:
- a CDS encoding sigma-54 dependent transcriptional regulator, giving the protein MSTILIIDDDDQLRISFQRLLQEEGYEVRTAASGEAGVRMVQGGLPDLVVLDVRLPGMNGLETYKQIHAIDQKLPAIIMTAFGTTETAIEATKLGAFDYVIKPFDIPQMLATIRQALETGRFMRSPIDMDVGPDKTRGEAIIGKSPVMQEVYKSIGRVSATDATVLIRGESGSGKELVARALYQHSMRNDKPFLVINCVAIPDTLLESELFGYEKGAFTGATHRRVGKIEQASGGTIFLDEIGDMPMNLQAKMLRLLQEKSIERLGGRETLPVDVRIIAATNRDLEHLITTGQFREDLYYRLKVISIWLPPLRERTGDIPLLVDYFLARFSAELGIENPGITHEAMSLLVSSPWPGNIRELSNTLQKTLIFNRGAPLSLEDITQAASGDPQKGAPHETACDESIRSWIRGLLSKGDQNNLFENCLDHFGSMLVGEALNLTGGNRSRAAKLLGISRPTLHAKIDKYHLKIETSVK; this is encoded by the coding sequence GTGAGCACCATACTGATCATCGACGATGACGACCAGTTGCGCATCAGTTTCCAGCGGCTGCTGCAGGAAGAAGGCTACGAGGTTCGCACGGCAGCCTCGGGGGAGGCCGGGGTCCGCATGGTCCAGGGGGGGCTTCCCGACCTGGTGGTTCTGGATGTGCGCCTTCCGGGCATGAACGGCCTGGAGACCTACAAACAGATCCACGCCATCGACCAGAAGCTGCCGGCCATTATCATGACCGCCTTCGGCACCACGGAAACCGCCATCGAAGCCACCAAGCTGGGCGCCTTCGATTATGTCATCAAGCCCTTCGATATCCCCCAGATGCTGGCCACCATCCGCCAGGCCCTGGAGACCGGGCGGTTCATGCGTTCGCCCATCGACATGGACGTGGGGCCGGACAAGACCCGCGGGGAAGCCATTATCGGCAAAAGCCCGGTGATGCAGGAGGTCTACAAATCCATCGGCCGGGTATCGGCCACCGACGCCACCGTTCTCATCCGCGGCGAATCCGGTTCCGGCAAGGAACTGGTGGCCCGGGCACTGTACCAGCACAGCATGCGCAATGACAAGCCGTTTCTGGTGATCAACTGCGTGGCCATCCCCGACACACTTTTGGAAAGCGAACTGTTCGGCTATGAGAAGGGTGCCTTCACAGGCGCCACCCACCGCAGGGTGGGCAAGATCGAACAGGCCAGCGGCGGCACGATTTTCCTGGACGAAATCGGCGACATGCCCATGAACCTGCAGGCCAAGATGCTGCGCCTGCTCCAGGAGAAGAGCATCGAACGCCTCGGCGGCCGCGAAACCCTCCCGGTGGACGTACGCATCATCGCCGCCACCAACCGGGACCTGGAGCACCTGATCACCACCGGCCAGTTCCGGGAAGACCTGTACTATCGCCTCAAGGTGATCAGCATCTGGCTGCCGCCCCTGCGGGAGCGCACCGGCGACATCCCCCTGCTGGTGGACTATTTTCTGGCCCGCTTCTCCGCGGAACTGGGGATCGAGAATCCCGGCATCACCCACGAAGCGATGAGCCTGCTGGTTTCCAGCCCCTGGCCGGGCAACATCCGCGAGTTGTCCAACACCCTGCAAAAAACCCTGATTTTCAACCGCGGCGCGCCCCTGAGCCTGGAAGACATCACCCAGGCCGCCAGCGGCGATCCCCAGAAGGGCGCCCCCCATGAAACCGCCTGCGACGAAAGCATCCGGTCCTGGATTCGCGGCCTGCTCTCCAAAGGGGACCAGAACAACCTGTTCGAAAACTGCCTGGATCATTTCGGCAGCATGCTGGTGGGCGAGGCCCTGAACCTGACCGGCGGCAACCGCTCGCGGGCCGCGAAACTGCTGGGCATCTCCCGGCCGACCCTGCACGCCAAGATCGACAAGTACCACTTGAAGATCGAGACCAGTGTCAAGTGA
- a CDS encoding IS110 family transposase produces the protein MYYTGIDLHRKTSFITTVDPDGRIVKKANLCNDEPAILEYFINLENDTRVVIESTANWYWLYDLLTQHSIPVVVSNPLKTKAIASAKIKNDKLDSHMLAQLLRADLLATVHVSSQQTRQLKELLRHRHKLVRDTVRLKNRIHNIMAKNNVSVPASDLFGKHGLAFLSEVQLPLYQRRQVDTYLRLYHPLKEHVDALTKQIKQKAKVDPMARLLMTIPGVGAITAMIIVAEIEDIGRFRSYRHLASYAGLVPRLDASADKQRMGRITKQGSPYLRTALVEAAQAASRTKSRLNIFFRKRIVRSGYQKAVVATAHKIIQYAYYILRDQTPYRESIDALA, from the coding sequence ATGTATTATACAGGTATCGATCTGCATCGCAAAACTTCTTTTATCACGACGGTGGATCCTGATGGCCGGATCGTTAAGAAAGCCAATCTTTGCAATGACGAACCAGCAATCCTGGAGTATTTTATAAACTTGGAAAACGACACCCGGGTGGTCATCGAATCCACCGCAAACTGGTATTGGCTTTACGATCTGTTAACGCAGCATTCCATACCGGTCGTTGTTTCCAATCCGCTAAAAACAAAGGCGATTGCCTCGGCGAAAATTAAAAATGACAAACTCGATTCACATATGTTGGCCCAATTGCTGAGGGCCGATCTGCTGGCTACTGTCCATGTCAGTAGCCAGCAGACCCGGCAACTCAAAGAACTGCTGCGGCATCGGCACAAGCTGGTCAGAGATACGGTGCGTCTTAAAAACCGCATTCATAACATCATGGCAAAGAACAATGTAAGCGTGCCGGCCAGCGACCTGTTCGGCAAGCACGGACTGGCGTTCTTATCCGAAGTACAACTACCGCTTTATCAGCGGCGCCAGGTGGACACGTATCTACGCCTTTATCATCCGCTCAAAGAGCACGTAGATGCGTTGACCAAACAGATCAAGCAGAAAGCCAAGGTCGATCCGATGGCCCGATTGCTCATGACCATACCCGGAGTCGGAGCTATCACGGCCATGATCATCGTTGCCGAAATCGAAGATATCGGCCGGTTTAGATCCTATCGGCACCTGGCCTCCTATGCAGGGTTGGTACCCAGGCTGGATGCCAGCGCCGACAAACAGCGCATGGGTCGAATTACCAAGCAGGGTTCGCCGTATCTTCGGACCGCTTTGGTTGAGGCTGCCCAGGCGGCATCGCGGACTAAAAGTCGACTGAATATATTTTTTCGTAAGCGGATCGTCCGTTCCGGATATCAGAAAGCCGTTGTGGCGACCGCGCATAAAATCATTCAGTACGCATACTATATTTTGAGAGATCAAACCCCGTATCGGGAGAGCATCGACGCTTTGGCGTAA
- a CDS encoding SPFH domain-containing protein: MKRMPWIILAALLALSTTGCVFYTTGETEVGVRTRKFALTGKGVEDKAYAPGSTYIFMPFINDWHTFDTKLQNLEMVIDRGRGDRRTRDDLLFKTIDGNDISLDVIIAYRIDAQKAPYILQNVAVDNRTLRDKIVRTIARSKPRDIFGELATEEFYVAEKRELQAQRAKDVLQEMLGPMGIVVERVLTKDYRFNKEYQKAIEDKKVADQQVQKNKSAQHAALEEYKRKLEEAKGEVNKMIADADGVYRKAKIEADVYYEKQKLLAEAIRAEGIAEAKGIQEMNNALAGSGGEALVKLRIAEAMQDKKIMLLPVSEGGMNLKTTDINQLINTMGVKSLGNK, translated from the coding sequence ATGAAGCGGATGCCCTGGATCATACTGGCGGCCTTGCTGGCCCTTAGCACCACCGGGTGCGTTTTCTATACCACCGGCGAAACCGAAGTGGGGGTGCGCACCCGCAAATTCGCCCTCACCGGCAAAGGGGTGGAGGACAAGGCCTACGCACCCGGCTCCACCTATATTTTCATGCCGTTCATCAACGACTGGCATACCTTCGACACCAAACTGCAGAACCTGGAGATGGTGATCGATCGCGGACGCGGAGACCGGCGCACCCGGGACGACCTGCTCTTCAAGACCATCGACGGCAACGACATCAGCCTGGATGTGATCATCGCCTACCGCATCGATGCACAGAAAGCGCCCTACATCCTGCAGAACGTGGCCGTGGACAACCGCACCCTGCGGGACAAGATCGTGCGCACCATCGCCCGCAGCAAGCCCCGGGACATTTTCGGAGAACTGGCCACCGAGGAGTTCTACGTGGCCGAGAAGCGGGAGCTTCAGGCCCAGCGGGCCAAGGACGTGCTCCAGGAAATGCTCGGTCCCATGGGCATCGTGGTGGAGAGAGTGCTCACCAAGGACTATCGTTTCAATAAGGAATACCAGAAAGCCATCGAGGACAAGAAGGTGGCCGATCAGCAGGTGCAGAAGAACAAGTCGGCCCAGCACGCCGCGCTGGAAGAGTACAAGCGCAAGCTGGAGGAGGCCAAGGGCGAGGTCAACAAGATGATCGCCGACGCCGACGGCGTCTACCGCAAGGCCAAGATCGAAGCCGACGTCTATTACGAGAAGCAGAAGCTGCTGGCCGAGGCCATCCGGGCCGAGGGCATCGCCGAGGCCAAGGGTATTCAGGAGATGAACAACGCCCTGGCCGGCTCCGGCGGCGAGGCCCTGGTGAAGCTGCGCATCGCCGAGGCCATGCAGGACAAGAAGATCATGCTGCTGCCCGTATCCGAAGGGGGCATGAATTTGAAGACCACCGATATTAACCAGTTGATTAATACGATGGGGGTTAAGTCGTTGGGGAACAAATAG
- a CDS encoding SPFH domain-containing protein, translated as MEEQSPQEPRPMKKVRKRRISIPKFRIPGGGKLKYFIIAAAVIVFAYNLLFVYVEPNEFGIKVVRLGINRGVQQEVYTAGLNLVVPGMQQMHRLPRDVQVLELTDYPNTAADQARKDRVAHIQTSDGFFVDVDVSILYRIKDPYLVFTKIGPGSLFEENGIIPKAEPALKETLGKLTTEDFYNSFLRVKKAQEAKERLNEELNPKGIYVEQVLVRYFRYSPEIQKNIEEKKLKDQLVFTNQAAARAAREEAELKKIVQEGRVVVDVEMEQGRAYVTRKIAEKDLYVRAKKAEADLLVKLAEAEKVRLKNDALKGVGSERMVGLKMADVYKGLDLIVLPSDGSAGVNPLDLDNALKLFDVRKGGAQ; from the coding sequence ATGGAAGAACAAAGTCCGCAGGAACCGCGACCGATGAAGAAGGTCAGAAAAAGAAGGATCTCGATTCCCAAATTCCGGATCCCCGGCGGTGGCAAGCTCAAATATTTCATTATCGCTGCCGCCGTGATTGTGTTTGCCTACAATCTGCTGTTTGTCTATGTGGAGCCCAATGAATTCGGCATCAAGGTGGTGCGTCTGGGCATCAACCGCGGCGTCCAGCAGGAAGTGTACACGGCCGGCCTCAACCTGGTGGTGCCCGGCATGCAGCAGATGCATCGGCTGCCACGGGACGTACAGGTATTGGAATTGACCGATTATCCGAATACGGCCGCCGACCAGGCCCGCAAGGACCGGGTGGCCCATATCCAGACTTCCGACGGCTTTTTCGTGGACGTGGATGTCTCCATTCTTTACCGCATTAAAGACCCGTACCTGGTTTTCACCAAAATCGGCCCCGGTTCCCTGTTCGAAGAAAACGGCATCATTCCCAAGGCCGAACCGGCCCTAAAGGAGACCCTGGGCAAGCTCACCACCGAGGATTTCTACAACAGTTTTTTGCGCGTCAAGAAGGCCCAGGAGGCAAAGGAGCGGCTCAACGAAGAACTGAATCCCAAAGGCATCTACGTAGAGCAGGTGCTGGTGCGCTACTTCCGCTACAGCCCCGAGATCCAGAAGAACATCGAAGAGAAGAAGCTCAAGGACCAGCTGGTCTTCACCAACCAGGCTGCGGCCCGGGCCGCCCGGGAGGAAGCCGAGTTGAAGAAGATCGTCCAGGAAGGTCGCGTGGTCGTGGATGTGGAGATGGAGCAGGGCAGGGCCTACGTGACCCGCAAGATTGCCGAAAAGGACCTGTATGTGAGAGCCAAAAAGGCCGAAGCGGACCTGTTGGTCAAGCTGGCCGAAGCGGAGAAGGTTCGCCTGAAGAACGATGCCCTCAAGGGCGTGGGCTCCGAGAGAATGGTGGGCTTGAAAATGGCCGATGTCTACAAGGGGCTGGATCTGATCGTGCTGCCCAGCGACGGCAGCGCCGGCGTCAATCCCCTGGACCTGGACAACGCCCTGAAGCTTTTCGACGTGCGTAAAGGAGGTGCCCAATGA
- a CDS encoding lipopolysaccharide biosynthesis protein, with product MSDDKEHKPEQEDESGWVDASPETKSGGLPARRLDLQAAFERLTGGHERIAAWLDALLSREGAGGDLFSRQTVLPVLDRLAAVLSGLIAMILVDRHYGPGGLGIFAWFFSLLAIAGYLGRYGIPVFVENRLARSSESADALCAQALAALLTLGGTAVVLCTLYAFLLAGPGPGSADNFLILLLGPTIFFQNINALKLAMLNGSGQHAAAAGLRIRQRLIFLAATLVLCRFQVPVPLLAGAFLLSQIVMLGMGRKAVRLPGITRVLAGWKQVGQMVDNGRAFLFTDNLLDVVFYADMLILGWFVDPVELGLYARALILARLFLVVPGGLRSVFRKRANQRVQAGSNGDLVPFVGRTARGMFFVHGVLAILVLGHFQQALELVYDGRQQAAETFAVFALVVPGLVFFSAVTALEPVFEALEKSERLKRMNLAVAAVNLVLNINLIPFAGIDGAAMATSVAMLIHFFLFGRLLPADLRGSIFFWPGAAAALYLTYVLMAWTGMGVFSWLLLSLILFGVFLWVGGFFEDAQGRETSGKLKPY from the coding sequence ATGTCTGACGACAAGGAACATAAGCCGGAGCAGGAGGACGAATCCGGTTGGGTGGACGCATCTCCGGAGACGAAATCCGGCGGCCTGCCGGCCCGCCGCTTGGACCTGCAGGCGGCGTTCGAGCGGCTGACCGGCGGGCATGAACGGATTGCGGCATGGCTGGACGCCCTGCTTTCCCGAGAGGGCGCCGGTGGGGATCTGTTTTCCCGTCAGACGGTCCTGCCGGTTCTGGATCGCCTGGCAGCCGTCCTTTCCGGTCTGATCGCCATGATCCTGGTGGATCGCCACTACGGCCCGGGCGGGCTGGGCATCTTCGCCTGGTTTTTCTCCCTGCTGGCCATCGCCGGTTATCTCGGGCGCTACGGCATCCCCGTTTTTGTGGAAAACCGCCTGGCCCGGTCTTCAGAATCCGCCGATGCCCTCTGCGCCCAGGCCCTGGCAGCGCTGCTCACCCTGGGAGGCACTGCGGTGGTCCTGTGTACGCTCTATGCCTTCCTGCTCGCCGGGCCCGGTCCCGGCTCGGCGGACAATTTCCTGATCCTGCTGCTGGGCCCCACGATCTTTTTTCAGAATATCAATGCCCTGAAGCTGGCCATGCTCAATGGAAGCGGGCAGCACGCTGCGGCCGCCGGCCTGAGAATCCGCCAGCGGCTGATTTTTCTGGCGGCCACCCTGGTGCTCTGCCGCTTTCAGGTCCCGGTGCCCCTGCTGGCCGGTGCGTTTCTGCTGAGCCAGATCGTCATGCTGGGCATGGGACGCAAGGCGGTCCGCCTGCCGGGCATAACCCGCGTCCTGGCCGGGTGGAAGCAGGTCGGGCAGATGGTGGACAACGGCAGGGCCTTTCTGTTTACCGACAATCTGCTGGACGTGGTGTTTTACGCGGACATGCTGATACTGGGGTGGTTTGTCGACCCCGTGGAGCTGGGGCTTTACGCCCGGGCCCTGATTCTGGCGCGGCTGTTTCTGGTGGTTCCGGGAGGGCTGCGCTCGGTTTTTCGTAAACGGGCCAACCAGCGGGTGCAGGCCGGGTCGAACGGCGATCTGGTCCCTTTTGTGGGCCGCACCGCCCGCGGCATGTTCTTCGTTCATGGCGTATTGGCCATCCTTGTTCTGGGTCATTTTCAGCAGGCGCTGGAACTGGTCTACGACGGCCGCCAGCAGGCCGCCGAGACCTTTGCGGTTTTCGCCCTGGTGGTGCCGGGGCTGGTCTTTTTCTCGGCGGTTACGGCCCTGGAACCGGTTTTCGAGGCCCTTGAGAAGAGCGAGCGGCTGAAGCGGATGAACCTGGCGGTGGCTGCCGTCAACCTGGTTCTCAACATCAACCTGATCCCTTTTGCCGGGATCGATGGCGCGGCCATGGCCACCTCCGTGGCCATGCTGATTCATTTTTTTCTTTTCGGACGGCTGCTGCCCGCCGATTTGCGCGGGTCCATCTTTTTCTGGCCCGGTGCGGCGGCCGCGCTCTACCTCACCTATGTTCTCATGGCGTGGACGGGCATGGGCGTGTTTTCGTGGCTTTTGCTGTCCCTCATCCTGTTCGGCGTCTTTTTATGGGTAGGCGGTTTTTTCGAGGATGCGCAGGGAAGAGAAACAAGTGGGAAACTGAAACCTTATTAA